The genome window CCAGTTGACCCCAGTCACACCATCTACGTCTGGTTTGACGCTTTGCTGGGATACGTCACCGCCTTGCTAGATCCGGACAGCGACCCGATTTTGGAGAAAGCTTTATCTAAATGGTGGCCGATTGACCTGCACTTGATCGGCAAAGATATTCTTCGCTTCCACGCAGTTTACTGGCCGGCAATGCTGATGTCAGCGAATCTGCCGGTGCCGGGTCGCGTCTTCGCACACGGGTTTTTGACCAAAGACGGCAAAAAAATGGGGAAAACGGAGGGTAATACTTTAAACCCTGTCGAATTGGTCAACAAATACGGCCCTGATGCAGTACGTTACTATTTCCTCAAAGAAATTGAGTTCGGAGAGGACGGCGATTTTAACGAAACTCGGTTTATCAATATATTGAATGCTGAGCTAGCAAATGATTTGGGAAATTTGCTTAATCGTACCCTAAACATGGCTCGCAAATATTGCGGTGGCTGCGTACCGAATGTGTTGGGAGAAAACATTGAGGGCGACAACCTTCTCAAGGCCATGAGCCTGGATTTGGGCGAGCAAGTAGCGGGTTTTTACGAAGAGTTGGCTTTTAGCAAGGCTTCCGAAGCCGTGCTTGCATTAGTTCGAGCCGGTAACAAGTTTATTGACGTGCAAGCACCTTGGAGTTTGTACAAGCAGGGACAGATCGAAGGTGTCGAACAAGTGCTATATTCTGTTCTGGAATCTGTTAGACTAGCATCTTACCTTTTATCGCCGATTATTCCCAATATCAGCAACGCTATCTATCAGCAGCTAGGTTTTTCAATTGACTTTAACGATCGAGTTACAGTTAACAGTTTAGCGAATTTTGCAGCTCATGCTGCCTGGGGCGCTTTGCCGGCAAACCAAACTCTGGGGGAACCCCAACCTGTTTTTAAGCGGCTCGAACTGCTGTAAACAGTACCTTCATAGTTGGCAGCCAGCGCTCTGGGTGTTATGACAGACTACGAATTAGCAGTTATTTCCTTACCAATCTTTCATAAAAATTGAGGCATAACAATCATGTTGAATAGAATAGAAAGCAACGACCTTTTTACGCCGGAACAGGTTCTAGAAAATCGGGGTAGAGTGGCAATTTTTATTGACGGCTCTAACCTTTTTTACGCGGCTTTGCAGTTAGGAATTGAGATTGATTACACTAAGCTGCTGTGCCGTTTAACTGCGGGTTCGCGACTGCTGCGCTCTTTCTTCTACACGGGTGTCGATCGCACTAACGAGAAACAGCAGGGGTTTTTGCTGTGGATGCGCCGCAACGGCTACCGGGTGATTTCTAAGGATTTGGTACAGTTGCCTGACGGTTCTAAGAAAGCCAATTTAGATGTAGAAATCGCTGTTGATATGATGGCTTTAGTGGGGTCTTACGACACGGCGGTTCTGGTCAGCGGTGACGGCGATTTGGCTTATGCTGTGGATGCTGTCAGCTATCGCGGCGTGCGGGTTGAGGTGGTGAGTTTGCGATCGATGACGAGCGACAGTTTGATTAATGTAGCCGATCGCTATATCGATTTGGAAATGATTAAAGACGACATCCAAAAAACATCGCGCCCTAATTATGCTTACCGCCCTTTGTCGGGTCTGAGCTTGATGGAGGAACACGACGACAGATAGGGATTTGGTAATGGGTAATGGGTAACGGGTAAGGGGTGAGGGTTAATAGGTTGAATCATTGAGAATTAAAAGTTAAAAATTTAGACCAAACATGACACATTTTTAATTTTTGATTAAGTGTTTTCCAATAGCCAATTATCAATTACCAATTCCCCATTGCCAATTCCCAATTACCGATTACCAATTCCCAATTGCCAATGATTAATCTCAAATCCCAAATTCTCAATCTCAAATCCCCAAAATTGAGGCTGCTATTTTTAGCAGCACTGATTTTGGGGATTGGTGCTTGTGCGGTTCCGCAAGAGACTCAAAAGAACAAATTAGCTGAGGATCTCAAAACCGCTCAACAGTCAAACAGCACTTTAACTTTGAACAAAGTAACTCTAGAACAAGCAAACGAAAAGGGCGAGACGTTCTGGAAAGTAAACTCGCAAAATGCAGTTTACAGTAAAGACCAAAAAATAGTTAACGTTCAGAAACCTGTGGGCAAATTGTTTCAAGACGGCAAAGAAATTTACGACATTCAGGGAGAAACTGGACAGGTATTTCAGGAAGGAAATCAAGTTTTTCTCAAAGGTAACATAGTCGCTACAGACCTTAAAAATGGAGTGGTATTGCGCGGAAATGAGTTGGAGTGGCGACCAAAGGAGGATGTTTTAGTTGTCCGCAACAATTTGACGGGAGAGAACAAACAGGTGACGGCTTCAGCGAAGGAAGCGCGGGTTTTCAGCAGGGCTAAGAGGATGGAGTTATTCGGTTCTGTGGTGGCAAATGTTAAAGATCCGATTTTGCAATTGCGAACCGAGCACTTAGTGTGGTTTGTGGAGCAACAAAAGGTAAACAGCGACAAACCGACTCAAATTGACAGATACAAAGATAAAATAGTAACAGACAGCGGTTTTTCCGACCAAGTAGATGTAGACTTAAAAACTAAGATTGCGACGCTGACAAAAAACGCTCAGTTGATGCCATCAGACCCGCCGCTGCAAATAGAAAGCAGTTTGATGAGTTGGAATTTTCCGGCGCAATCTGTGGTATCGCCCGGGCCTGTGAAGGTTTTTCACCGCGTGGAAAAGGTGACGATGACTGGCGATACGGGGCGGGGAGAT of Oscillatoria nigro-viridis PCC 7112 contains these proteins:
- a CDS encoding LabA-like NYN domain-containing protein, which gives rise to MLNRIESNDLFTPEQVLENRGRVAIFIDGSNLFYAALQLGIEIDYTKLLCRLTAGSRLLRSFFYTGVDRTNEKQQGFLLWMRRNGYRVISKDLVQLPDGSKKANLDVEIAVDMMALVGSYDTAVLVSGDGDLAYAVDAVSYRGVRVEVVSLRSMTSDSLINVADRYIDLEMIKDDIQKTSRPNYAYRPLSGLSLMEEHDDR
- the lptC gene encoding LPS export ABC transporter periplasmic protein LptC is translated as MINLKSQILNLKSPKLRLLFLAALILGIGACAVPQETQKNKLAEDLKTAQQSNSTLTLNKVTLEQANEKGETFWKVNSQNAVYSKDQKIVNVQKPVGKLFQDGKEIYDIQGETGQVFQEGNQVFLKGNIVATDLKNGVVLRGNELEWRPKEDVLVVRNNLTGENKQVTASAKEARVFSRAKRMELFGSVVANVKDPILQLRTEHLVWFVEQQKVNSDKPTQIDRYKDKIVTDSGFSDQVDVDLKTKIATLTKNAQLMPSDPPLQIESSLMSWNFPAQSVVSPGPVKVFHRVEKVTMTGDTGRGDLQKKVFYLTGNVVGIGEKRQAQLNTDRVTWYLTNQTFDAEGNVVYKQLNPVFNLTGPRAAGELKNQTVIVKGDGSGGQVVTEFVPDEYKGTLGQ
- the metG gene encoding methionine--tRNA ligase, with translation MKSTDKTKNTFAITTPLYYVNDLPHVGSAYTTMAADALARFERLRGKSVLLVTGTDEHGQKIQRTAESLGRSPQAHCDSVVPAFEALWEQLSIQYDRFIRTTSRRHEYIVKEFFQRVWNSGDIYLNQQQGWYCVSCEEFKDERDLLPGNRCSVHTSKEVEWRDEENYFFRLSRYQDQLLALYAERPDFIAPESRRNEVLSFVNSGLQDFSISRVNLEWGLPMPVDPSHTIYVWFDALLGYVTALLDPDSDPILEKALSKWWPIDLHLIGKDILRFHAVYWPAMLMSANLPVPGRVFAHGFLTKDGKKMGKTEGNTLNPVELVNKYGPDAVRYYFLKEIEFGEDGDFNETRFINILNAELANDLGNLLNRTLNMARKYCGGCVPNVLGENIEGDNLLKAMSLDLGEQVAGFYEELAFSKASEAVLALVRAGNKFIDVQAPWSLYKQGQIEGVEQVLYSVLESVRLASYLLSPIIPNISNAIYQQLGFSIDFNDRVTVNSLANFAAHAAWGALPANQTLGEPQPVFKRLELL